The following coding sequences are from one Salmo trutta chromosome 36, fSalTru1.1, whole genome shotgun sequence window:
- the LOC115176118 gene encoding T-cell differentiation antigen CD6 isoform X2 — MNLVKLILILQTLQSCQAYKDDSSQTGKNASQSELDKNRTEPYITLQSNACSWSPRILRDEIWTSVTFTAESRDQLAHQICMELGCGGVYSLTETSAPPNSTCLTNCTYHEYRLQNCFHVVRINCAIVSDVICEHQAVRLAGGEHRCAGRVELWREGQQWGTVCDDEWDVGDADVVCAQLDCGYALSVTGQGGAFPQGKDPIYLDELKCTGKEGNLWQCPASGESHDCGHKEDAGVVCSELKAVRLTGGVDRCSGKVEIHRNGSWGTVCDTCWGKEEASMVCSMLGCGEPVHFLAFIPPFTHNNSTLWYYQCFPNHTDLWQCKEFANKTLLCADSKAAGLICSGSHGRYLPVTTEAATTVLSRTPGPVTTASVSNDGFPFSMSLELLGCISLSFLLLMALVTNALLCCHYRRRDALLVQQRHANLQTPTEHHDNDYRDSVNLIKVTTSSPTENDVPSNPRCQWTQSSVDSTSVDTDYEQCDLSTEAAVHLTTFQNSIRYKQDTRNPFMRATALDSLSEEVDSFDSSSTSSEECYENTGKDVENLLISGMDQWQPPITHNANNHLTPSRKPDQTHSNDQGVADGNSGDYEEEGHLNSPDPNQSSSEGDYDDIANYLDSNPEQGY; from the exons ATGAATTTGGTGAAACTCATTTTAATCCTCCAAACGCTTCAATCTTGTCAAG CATATAAAGATGACTCCTCTCAAACTGGAAAAAATGCATCACAATCGGAGCTTGATAAGAATCGAA CTGAGCCCTATATAACTCTACAATCCAATGCATGCTCCTggagtcccaggatccttagagATGAGATATGGACTTCAGTCACATTCACTGCAGAGTCCAGAGACCAACTAGCCCATCAGATCTGTATGGAACTTGGCTGTGGTGGAGTCTACAGTCTTACTGAGACCAGCGCACCACCCAACAGTACCTGCCTCACAAACTGCACCTACCATGAATATCGTCTTCAGAACTGCTTCCACGTTGTGAGGATTAATTGCGCAATAGTGTCCGATGTCATTTGTG AGCATCAGGCTGTGAGGCTGGCTGGAGGCGAGCACCGCTGTGCTGGACgtgtggagctgtggagagagggGCAGCAGTGGGGCACGGTGTGTGACGATGAGTGGGACGTGGGGGACGCTGATGTGGTATGTGCCCAGCTTGACTGTGGGTATGCTTTGAGTGTGACAGGGCAGGGTGGTGCCTTCCCTCAGGGCAAGGATCCCATCTACCTGGATGAGCTGAAATGTACTGGCAAAGAGGGCAACCTATGGCAGTGCCCAGCGTCAGGTGAAAGCCATGACTGTGGGCACAAGGAGGACGCTGGGGTGGTATGCTCAG AGCTGAAGGCAGTGAGGCTGACCGGAGGTGTGGACCGCTGTTCTGGTAAAGTGGAGATCCACCGTAATGGATCATGGGGGACAGTGTGCGATACCTGCTGGGGGAAGGAGGAAGCCTCAATGGTGTGTTCCATGTTGGGCTGTGGGGAGCCAGTTCATTTTCTAGCTTTCATACCCCCTTTCACTCACAACAATAGTACCCTGTGGTACTACCAATGCTTTCCAAATCACACAGACCTTTGGCAGTGTAAGGAGTTTGCCAACAAGACACTATTGTGCGCTGACTCTAAAGCGGCTGGACTTATTTGTAGTG GATCACATGGACGATATCTTCCAGTTACAACAGAAGCAGCTACAACAGTATTAAGCAGAACGCCAG GCCCAGTGACTACAGCCAGTGTATCAAATGATGGCTTCCCATTCTCCATGTCCCTAGAGCTGCTGGGGTGCATCTCCCTGTCCTTCCTTTTGCTCATGGCTCTGGTCACAAACGCTCTGCTTTGCTGCCactacaggaggagagatg CTCTCTTAGTCCAGCAGCGACATGCTAACCTGCAGACGCCAACTGAGCATCATGACAACGACTACCGGGACTCTGTGAATCTCATCAAGGTCACAACCAGCAGCCCAACAGAAAATGATG TCCCATCAAATCCCAGATGTCAGTGGACCCAGAGTAGTGTGGACAGCACCTCAGTGGATACAGACTATGAGCAGTGTGATCTAAGCACCGAGGCAGCTGTGCATTTGACCACCTTTCAGA ATTCTATACGATACAAACAAGATACCAGGAACCCCTTTATGAGGGCTACAGCTCTGGACAGTCTATCTGAGGAAG TGGACTCCTTTGATTCTTCCAGCACCTCCTCCGAGGAATGCTATGAAAACACAGGCAAAGATGTAGAGAATCTACTAATATCAG GAATGGATCAATGGCAACCTCCAATTACCCACAATGCAAATAACCACCTGACGCCTTCAAGGAAGCCTGATCAAACCCATTCAAATGACCAGG gagtggctgatgggaaCAGTGGTGATTATGAGGAGGAGGGCCACCTGAACTCTCCTGACCCCAACCAGTCCTCCTCAGAGGGTGACTATGATGACATCGCTAACtacctggactcaaacccagagcAAGGCTACTGA
- the LOC115176118 gene encoding T-cell differentiation antigen CD6 isoform X1, protein MNLVKLILILQTLQSCQAYKDDSSQTGKNASQSELDKNRTEPYITLQSNACSWSPRILRDEIWTSVTFTAESRDQLAHQICMELGCGGVYSLTETSAPPNSTCLTNCTYHEYRLQNCFHVVRINCAIVSDVICEHQAVRLAGGEHRCAGRVELWREGQQWGTVCDDEWDVGDADVVCAQLDCGYALSVTGQGGAFPQGKDPIYLDELKCTGKEGNLWQCPASGESHDCGHKEDAGVVCSELKAVRLTGGVDRCSGKVEIHRNGSWGTVCDTCWGKEEASMVCSMLGCGEPVHFLAFIPPFTHNNSTLWYYQCFPNHTDLWQCKEFANKTLLCADSKAAGLICSGSHGRYLPVTTEAATTVLSRTPGPVTTASVSNDGFPFSMSLELLGCISLSFLLLMALVTNALLCCHYRRRDALLVQQRHANLQTPTEHHDNDYRDSVNLIKVTTSSPTENDVPSNPRCQWTQSSVDSTSVDTDYEQCDLSTEAAVHLTTFQNSIRYKQDTRNPFMRATALDSLSEEVDSFDSSSTSSEECYENTGKDVENLLISEGMDQWQPPITHNANNHLTPSRKPDQTHSNDQGVADGNSGDYEEEGHLNSPDPNQSSSEGDYDDIANYLDSNPEQGY, encoded by the exons ATGAATTTGGTGAAACTCATTTTAATCCTCCAAACGCTTCAATCTTGTCAAG CATATAAAGATGACTCCTCTCAAACTGGAAAAAATGCATCACAATCGGAGCTTGATAAGAATCGAA CTGAGCCCTATATAACTCTACAATCCAATGCATGCTCCTggagtcccaggatccttagagATGAGATATGGACTTCAGTCACATTCACTGCAGAGTCCAGAGACCAACTAGCCCATCAGATCTGTATGGAACTTGGCTGTGGTGGAGTCTACAGTCTTACTGAGACCAGCGCACCACCCAACAGTACCTGCCTCACAAACTGCACCTACCATGAATATCGTCTTCAGAACTGCTTCCACGTTGTGAGGATTAATTGCGCAATAGTGTCCGATGTCATTTGTG AGCATCAGGCTGTGAGGCTGGCTGGAGGCGAGCACCGCTGTGCTGGACgtgtggagctgtggagagagggGCAGCAGTGGGGCACGGTGTGTGACGATGAGTGGGACGTGGGGGACGCTGATGTGGTATGTGCCCAGCTTGACTGTGGGTATGCTTTGAGTGTGACAGGGCAGGGTGGTGCCTTCCCTCAGGGCAAGGATCCCATCTACCTGGATGAGCTGAAATGTACTGGCAAAGAGGGCAACCTATGGCAGTGCCCAGCGTCAGGTGAAAGCCATGACTGTGGGCACAAGGAGGACGCTGGGGTGGTATGCTCAG AGCTGAAGGCAGTGAGGCTGACCGGAGGTGTGGACCGCTGTTCTGGTAAAGTGGAGATCCACCGTAATGGATCATGGGGGACAGTGTGCGATACCTGCTGGGGGAAGGAGGAAGCCTCAATGGTGTGTTCCATGTTGGGCTGTGGGGAGCCAGTTCATTTTCTAGCTTTCATACCCCCTTTCACTCACAACAATAGTACCCTGTGGTACTACCAATGCTTTCCAAATCACACAGACCTTTGGCAGTGTAAGGAGTTTGCCAACAAGACACTATTGTGCGCTGACTCTAAAGCGGCTGGACTTATTTGTAGTG GATCACATGGACGATATCTTCCAGTTACAACAGAAGCAGCTACAACAGTATTAAGCAGAACGCCAG GCCCAGTGACTACAGCCAGTGTATCAAATGATGGCTTCCCATTCTCCATGTCCCTAGAGCTGCTGGGGTGCATCTCCCTGTCCTTCCTTTTGCTCATGGCTCTGGTCACAAACGCTCTGCTTTGCTGCCactacaggaggagagatg CTCTCTTAGTCCAGCAGCGACATGCTAACCTGCAGACGCCAACTGAGCATCATGACAACGACTACCGGGACTCTGTGAATCTCATCAAGGTCACAACCAGCAGCCCAACAGAAAATGATG TCCCATCAAATCCCAGATGTCAGTGGACCCAGAGTAGTGTGGACAGCACCTCAGTGGATACAGACTATGAGCAGTGTGATCTAAGCACCGAGGCAGCTGTGCATTTGACCACCTTTCAGA ATTCTATACGATACAAACAAGATACCAGGAACCCCTTTATGAGGGCTACAGCTCTGGACAGTCTATCTGAGGAAG TGGACTCCTTTGATTCTTCCAGCACCTCCTCCGAGGAATGCTATGAAAACACAGGCAAAGATGTAGAGAATCTACTAATATCAG AAGGAATGGATCAATGGCAACCTCCAATTACCCACAATGCAAATAACCACCTGACGCCTTCAAGGAAGCCTGATCAAACCCATTCAAATGACCAGG gagtggctgatgggaaCAGTGGTGATTATGAGGAGGAGGGCCACCTGAACTCTCCTGACCCCAACCAGTCCTCCTCAGAGGGTGACTATGATGACATCGCTAACtacctggactcaaacccagagcAAGGCTACTGA
- the LOC115176118 gene encoding T-cell differentiation antigen CD6 isoform X3 — MELGCGGVYSLTETSAPPNSTCLTNCTYHEYRLQNCFHVVRINCAIVSDVICEHQAVRLAGGEHRCAGRVELWREGQQWGTVCDDEWDVGDADVVCAQLDCGYALSVTGQGGAFPQGKDPIYLDELKCTGKEGNLWQCPASGESHDCGHKEDAGVVCSELKAVRLTGGVDRCSGKVEIHRNGSWGTVCDTCWGKEEASMVCSMLGCGEPVHFLAFIPPFTHNNSTLWYYQCFPNHTDLWQCKEFANKTLLCADSKAAGLICSGSHGRYLPVTTEAATTVLSRTPGPVTTASVSNDGFPFSMSLELLGCISLSFLLLMALVTNALLCCHYRRRDALLVQQRHANLQTPTEHHDNDYRDSVNLIKVTTSSPTENDVPSNPRCQWTQSSVDSTSVDTDYEQCDLSTEAAVHLTTFQNSIRYKQDTRNPFMRATALDSLSEEVDSFDSSSTSSEECYENTGKDVENLLISEGMDQWQPPITHNANNHLTPSRKPDQTHSNDQGVADGNSGDYEEEGHLNSPDPNQSSSEGDYDDIANYLDSNPEQGY, encoded by the exons ATGGAACTTGGCTGTGGTGGAGTCTACAGTCTTACTGAGACCAGCGCACCACCCAACAGTACCTGCCTCACAAACTGCACCTACCATGAATATCGTCTTCAGAACTGCTTCCACGTTGTGAGGATTAATTGCGCAATAGTGTCCGATGTCATTTGTG AGCATCAGGCTGTGAGGCTGGCTGGAGGCGAGCACCGCTGTGCTGGACgtgtggagctgtggagagagggGCAGCAGTGGGGCACGGTGTGTGACGATGAGTGGGACGTGGGGGACGCTGATGTGGTATGTGCCCAGCTTGACTGTGGGTATGCTTTGAGTGTGACAGGGCAGGGTGGTGCCTTCCCTCAGGGCAAGGATCCCATCTACCTGGATGAGCTGAAATGTACTGGCAAAGAGGGCAACCTATGGCAGTGCCCAGCGTCAGGTGAAAGCCATGACTGTGGGCACAAGGAGGACGCTGGGGTGGTATGCTCAG AGCTGAAGGCAGTGAGGCTGACCGGAGGTGTGGACCGCTGTTCTGGTAAAGTGGAGATCCACCGTAATGGATCATGGGGGACAGTGTGCGATACCTGCTGGGGGAAGGAGGAAGCCTCAATGGTGTGTTCCATGTTGGGCTGTGGGGAGCCAGTTCATTTTCTAGCTTTCATACCCCCTTTCACTCACAACAATAGTACCCTGTGGTACTACCAATGCTTTCCAAATCACACAGACCTTTGGCAGTGTAAGGAGTTTGCCAACAAGACACTATTGTGCGCTGACTCTAAAGCGGCTGGACTTATTTGTAGTG GATCACATGGACGATATCTTCCAGTTACAACAGAAGCAGCTACAACAGTATTAAGCAGAACGCCAG GCCCAGTGACTACAGCCAGTGTATCAAATGATGGCTTCCCATTCTCCATGTCCCTAGAGCTGCTGGGGTGCATCTCCCTGTCCTTCCTTTTGCTCATGGCTCTGGTCACAAACGCTCTGCTTTGCTGCCactacaggaggagagatg CTCTCTTAGTCCAGCAGCGACATGCTAACCTGCAGACGCCAACTGAGCATCATGACAACGACTACCGGGACTCTGTGAATCTCATCAAGGTCACAACCAGCAGCCCAACAGAAAATGATG TCCCATCAAATCCCAGATGTCAGTGGACCCAGAGTAGTGTGGACAGCACCTCAGTGGATACAGACTATGAGCAGTGTGATCTAAGCACCGAGGCAGCTGTGCATTTGACCACCTTTCAGA ATTCTATACGATACAAACAAGATACCAGGAACCCCTTTATGAGGGCTACAGCTCTGGACAGTCTATCTGAGGAAG TGGACTCCTTTGATTCTTCCAGCACCTCCTCCGAGGAATGCTATGAAAACACAGGCAAAGATGTAGAGAATCTACTAATATCAG AAGGAATGGATCAATGGCAACCTCCAATTACCCACAATGCAAATAACCACCTGACGCCTTCAAGGAAGCCTGATCAAACCCATTCAAATGACCAGG gagtggctgatgggaaCAGTGGTGATTATGAGGAGGAGGGCCACCTGAACTCTCCTGACCCCAACCAGTCCTCCTCAGAGGGTGACTATGATGACATCGCTAACtacctggactcaaacccagagcAAGGCTACTGA